Proteins encoded together in one Pontiella desulfatans window:
- a CDS encoding LamG domain-containing protein, which yields MATVAQNEIFCGGVSGCSNLAVAANSDEFRAAGGNIFIHSVGWDNHTTEAQKNTIVQLWQDHEWGIEMGFSAYDYTSRQNAYKSRYLDRGIQAKFITVNAYSSGRIPEVDDWILDRQAYYDKGVDSSTAIYATFEYQNMAEYQTTLHQNLVSDRTDFQEIITASGGMTLDIPPTVYFRRINSTNSNIRKYHDWILDAIRWAQSRGHTVGIIVSPNSARTNYDEDTKAFVEILETENALPNFFIVENYSPEDPATYDNEVGNEDTPHHQLGCARLLQGWLPVSGDIDPTSGLVAHWPLDEGAGTNAVDASGYGFDGELLNGATWGSDATRDSYVVFDGTDDRIATTFTYALAETNDFTWAWWAKKATAPGADNGSIMVGNRYGNTGSENYEFIKFTPISVQFANSDTAGAIERYDYSDIPQDEWHHYAMVKDGTSYQWYVDGVAQGVASNFVYNESSPLPFLIGGDDDGSGTKVNEHFEGCIDDVVLYREALTPAEVADVRDGHYPYAQLVYELIAGWDTWDSISAPTPTFAAAGITASATAFSPDGNWNTSATEDRGSSKDGTWGTFDGDGNPAGTNTTLGVDCISLLNGRNGSITLTISNIGSSDIYLGAIHFDALAFRANAARTYAVNVLAGSDITVGNVFTSADQAITELGGTAGLKTDDLDPETHDQHDDIDVSLAGIADSTLEVGGVAILELVFSGGTPGNSGHHLWIDNVGITGAFSPVTVSPMLEYEMIGGDMVFNWTGSGMKVQSRTNLIEGVWIDVPDGDSPPVNITPANSGAFFRLIEQ from the coding sequence ATGGCGACTGTTGCACAAAATGAAATATTCTGCGGCGGTGTTTCCGGATGCTCGAATCTAGCGGTAGCGGCCAATTCTGATGAGTTCCGCGCGGCGGGCGGAAATATTTTTATTCATTCGGTTGGGTGGGACAATCACACGACCGAGGCGCAGAAAAACACCATCGTTCAATTGTGGCAGGACCATGAGTGGGGCATTGAGATGGGGTTTTCCGCGTATGACTATACCTCCAGGCAGAACGCGTACAAAAGCAGATATCTGGACCGGGGTATCCAGGCGAAATTCATTACGGTGAACGCCTATTCCAGTGGGAGAATTCCAGAGGTGGATGACTGGATACTCGATAGGCAGGCCTATTATGACAAAGGCGTCGATTCATCCACCGCAATCTATGCCACGTTTGAGTATCAGAACATGGCGGAATATCAGACGACGCTGCATCAAAACTTAGTGTCTGACCGAACCGATTTTCAGGAGATCATTACGGCATCCGGAGGAATGACGCTGGATATTCCGCCAACCGTTTATTTCAGGCGGATAAACAGCACCAATTCGAACATTCGTAAATACCATGACTGGATTCTAGACGCCATCCGGTGGGCACAAAGTAGAGGTCATACCGTCGGGATTATCGTTTCGCCCAACAGCGCTCGAACCAATTATGATGAAGATACAAAGGCGTTCGTCGAAATTTTGGAAACTGAAAACGCGTTGCCGAATTTCTTTATCGTTGAGAACTACAGTCCTGAAGATCCCGCGACGTATGACAATGAGGTCGGTAATGAAGACACCCCTCACCATCAGCTCGGTTGTGCCCGTTTGCTGCAGGGTTGGCTTCCCGTTTCCGGGGACATAGATCCCACCTCCGGTCTGGTCGCTCACTGGCCGCTGGATGAGGGCGCCGGAACGAATGCGGTCGATGCATCCGGTTATGGATTTGACGGCGAATTGCTGAATGGCGCGACCTGGGGCAGTGATGCAACGCGCGATTCCTACGTCGTGTTTGACGGAACGGATGACCGCATTGCAACGACCTTTACCTATGCGCTTGCTGAAACCAACGACTTTACGTGGGCGTGGTGGGCGAAAAAGGCGACGGCACCCGGAGCGGATAATGGATCCATCATGGTGGGAAACCGCTATGGAAACACCGGTTCGGAAAACTATGAATTTATCAAGTTCACGCCGATCAGTGTTCAGTTCGCGAACTCGGACACTGCCGGTGCCATCGAACGCTATGATTATTCCGATATTCCGCAGGATGAGTGGCACCACTATGCGATGGTGAAGGATGGCACAAGCTATCAGTGGTATGTTGATGGAGTCGCGCAGGGCGTGGCATCGAACTTTGTCTACAACGAATCCTCCCCGCTCCCATTCCTTATCGGCGGGGATGACGACGGGTCGGGCACCAAAGTGAACGAGCACTTTGAAGGCTGCATCGACGATGTGGTGCTCTACCGTGAGGCGCTTACCCCGGCCGAGGTGGCTGACGTGAGGGATGGTCATTATCCCTATGCGCAGCTCGTTTATGAACTCATCGCCGGCTGGGATACGTGGGACAGTATCTCCGCTCCAACCCCAACCTTTGCGGCGGCAGGTATAACGGCTTCCGCTACGGCTTTCTCCCCGGACGGCAATTGGAACACCTCTGCTACCGAAGATCGTGGTTCCAGTAAAGACGGGACCTGGGGAACCTTTGATGGGGACGGAAATCCGGCCGGCACAAATACCACCCTGGGGGTTGACTGCATCAGCCTGCTTAATGGCAGGAACGGTTCAATCACATTGACGATCTCAAACATTGGTTCAAGCGATATCTACCTGGGTGCGATTCACTTTGACGCCCTTGCGTTCCGCGCCAATGCAGCACGTACCTATGCGGTGAACGTACTGGCCGGCAGCGATATCACGGTCGGTAATGTCTTTACTTCAGCTGATCAAGCGATCACCGAGCTGGGGGGGACTGCAGGCCTCAAGACCGATGATTTGGATCCAGAGACCCATGACCAGCACGATGATATCGACGTTTCCCTGGCCGGCATTGCTGACAGCACACTCGAAGTGGGTGGGGTCGCCATCCTTGAACTGGTCTTTTCGGGAGGTACTCCCGGCAACAGTGGACATCATCTGTGGATTGACAACGTAGGTATCACGGGAGCGTTCTCGCCCGTCACGGTGTCCCCGATGCTTGAATACGAAATGATCGGTGGGGACATGGTATTTAACTGGACCGGAAGCGGTATGAAAGTTCAGTCGCGCACGAACCTGATCGAGGGGGTCTGGATCGATGTACCCGACGGCGATTCACCGCCTGTGAATATAACTCCGGCCAACTCGGGAGCCTTCTTCCGTTTGATTGAGCAGTAG
- a CDS encoding sulfatase family protein, with translation MKLRVPNYIGVAIAALSCCACLTQAQQDSERPNIIFILSDDQGWNDYGFMGHKQIQTPNLDKLAEAGLIYERGYVTAPLCRPSLASLATGLYPHETGIRGNDPDMPKGTNKKTHLELFGEMRAKMTAPFAECTTFIELLKDNGYLTLQTGKWWEENPLDHGFTDAMTHGDATRGGRHGDKGLEIGRETMKPFHDIVEKSKKEDKPFFMWYGVFLPHTPHNAPDRLYNKYKDIAPNESTARYWANVDWFDEGCGQIVEHLKEQGLYENTIFVYTCDNGWVPDPDKVGGVIRSKREPTEAGIRTPIFITHGATVKPIRDKETLASNIDIATTILHACGIEPPAEMSGLDLRDPVALQKRDRIFVDVYDHNSNLEELENMENDLKAWVVVDGWDKLIAKPEGKELYNLKSDPDDRNNLAAKHPEKVSKLAKLIEEWVKETPQLHK, from the coding sequence ATGAAATTACGAGTTCCGAACTATATCGGGGTAGCAATAGCCGCCTTGTCGTGCTGTGCTTGTTTAACCCAGGCGCAGCAGGATTCAGAGCGCCCCAATATCATTTTTATTCTGAGCGATGATCAGGGGTGGAACGACTATGGCTTTATGGGGCATAAGCAGATTCAGACCCCGAATCTGGATAAGTTGGCGGAAGCCGGCCTGATTTATGAGCGGGGATACGTGACCGCGCCGCTCTGCCGCCCATCATTGGCCAGTCTGGCAACTGGCCTCTATCCTCATGAAACGGGAATACGCGGCAACGATCCGGATATGCCGAAGGGAACCAACAAAAAGACCCATCTGGAACTCTTTGGAGAAATGCGGGCCAAAATGACGGCTCCCTTCGCCGAGTGCACCACGTTTATTGAACTCTTGAAGGATAATGGATATCTGACCTTGCAAACCGGCAAATGGTGGGAGGAAAATCCGCTGGATCATGGATTCACCGATGCGATGACGCATGGTGATGCAACCCGTGGCGGTCGCCATGGGGATAAAGGGTTGGAAATCGGCCGTGAGACGATGAAGCCGTTCCACGACATTGTTGAGAAATCGAAAAAGGAAGATAAGCCCTTCTTCATGTGGTATGGGGTTTTCCTTCCGCACACACCGCACAATGCACCGGACCGGCTCTATAATAAATACAAAGACATTGCGCCCAACGAATCTACGGCGCGCTATTGGGCAAATGTGGATTGGTTCGATGAGGGGTGTGGTCAGATTGTGGAGCACCTTAAAGAACAGGGACTCTACGAAAATACGATTTTTGTGTATACGTGCGATAATGGGTGGGTGCCGGATCCTGATAAGGTAGGCGGGGTTATCCGCTCCAAGCGCGAGCCGACGGAAGCCGGTATTCGTACGCCGATTTTTATTACGCATGGTGCGACCGTGAAACCGATCCGCGATAAAGAAACCCTGGCGAGTAATATTGATATTGCAACCACCATCCTGCACGCCTGCGGAATCGAGCCGCCTGCGGAAATGTCCGGCCTTGATCTGCGCGATCCGGTAGCTTTACAAAAACGTGATCGCATCTTCGTGGACGTTTATGATCACAACAGCAATCTGGAAGAGCTTGAAAATATGGAGAACGATTTGAAGGCCTGGGTGGTTGTAGATGGCTGGGATAAGCTGATTGCCAAACCTGAAGGTAAAGAACTCTATAACCTGAAAAGCGATCCGGACGACCGCAATAACCTGGCCGCTAAACATCCGGAAAAAGTTTCCAAGCTCGCGAAGCTGATCGAGGAATGGGTCAAGGAAACGCCGCAGCTGCATAAATAA
- a CDS encoding ATP-binding protein, with amino-acid sequence MLANIKYFTALFLIATNLPCVAVAANETHAFEHRLAERVSRRWQEVQAELTRIEGELVSLPVIPKEELGGTGGLLAQARVGEPEREIEVTWNKPVLVDLVVLAPARKYDVNGLILDYGLPDDFSVELIGAAGTSNIPVAVENKVHSSPVRRGYPFVYPLDKPAMATGLRVRAHRLYTRERTPQDVFILALSEVFCFANGRNVALNAQVHIPQGPQRRQHWHWRLGYLVDGQSSLGLPEFPEPSVRGVGWLSRDHASEQDSVWVGIDLGESRRVDGLRLYPARRASLGNIPGFGMPRRFRVRTSESGIPASYSTVLDQTGGDMKNPGHNPIELRFPAAHARFIRIETTKLWKPYDDYPAFLALSEIEVLNGDANMALGAKVVSSDQTGRYAAHAELFWSEDCLTDGFGPQGRLVSPVDWLLGLDKRLQLEKQKQALLAEAQSIVDTIRQSVFGIMLVLGGGGLFFSIILPVRYRLLRKRDICRVRERIAGDLHDEVGSNLGCVQVLSDLVQQQSPASRELKTIRRIAAETVTAVRDIVWLLRARADERVCIADHLKESGGILLEALDWTFEADASFAHYDVSDEKARNLMLFYREALHNVTRHADARNVTIRMERADSRVVLSISDDGCGIPPERLESPSVLHALKQRAKQLNGVLDVVSEPGKGTAVTLTFSA; translated from the coding sequence ATGTTGGCAAATATAAAGTATTTCACGGCACTTTTTTTGATTGCGACGAACCTGCCATGCGTCGCCGTTGCGGCGAATGAGACCCATGCCTTTGAGCATCGACTGGCCGAAAGGGTTTCTCGGCGTTGGCAGGAGGTGCAGGCTGAATTGACCCGGATCGAGGGGGAGTTGGTGTCGCTACCCGTGATTCCGAAGGAGGAACTGGGCGGAACCGGAGGGCTGCTCGCACAGGCTCGGGTGGGTGAACCGGAGCGGGAGATCGAGGTCACATGGAATAAGCCGGTTCTGGTGGATCTGGTGGTGCTGGCTCCCGCCCGGAAGTATGATGTGAACGGGCTCATTCTGGATTACGGGCTGCCGGACGACTTTTCGGTTGAGCTGATCGGCGCGGCCGGTACATCGAATATTCCCGTTGCGGTCGAAAACAAAGTGCATTCATCGCCGGTCCGACGCGGCTATCCGTTTGTCTATCCGTTGGATAAACCTGCCATGGCGACCGGTCTGCGGGTCAGGGCGCATCGGCTGTATACGCGGGAGCGCACGCCACAGGATGTTTTTATTCTGGCCCTTTCGGAGGTGTTCTGTTTTGCCAACGGCCGGAATGTGGCCTTGAACGCGCAGGTGCATATCCCGCAAGGTCCCCAGCGGCGACAGCACTGGCACTGGAGGCTTGGTTATCTGGTGGATGGGCAGAGTTCGTTGGGACTGCCCGAATTCCCGGAACCCTCTGTGAGAGGTGTCGGCTGGTTGTCGAGGGATCACGCGAGCGAACAGGATTCGGTTTGGGTCGGGATTGATCTCGGGGAGTCCCGCCGCGTTGACGGCCTGCGGCTCTACCCGGCGCGTCGTGCGTCTCTGGGCAATATTCCGGGGTTCGGGATGCCCCGCCGCTTCCGGGTCCGGACTTCGGAAAGCGGCATTCCCGCATCCTATTCGACGGTATTGGATCAGACGGGCGGCGACATGAAAAACCCGGGCCACAATCCCATCGAGCTCCGATTCCCGGCCGCACATGCGCGGTTTATACGGATCGAGACGACAAAACTCTGGAAGCCGTATGACGACTATCCCGCGTTTCTGGCCCTGAGCGAAATCGAGGTGCTGAACGGCGACGCCAATATGGCATTGGGTGCCAAGGTTGTTTCTTCGGATCAAACGGGCCGCTATGCTGCGCACGCGGAACTGTTTTGGAGCGAGGATTGCCTGACCGATGGGTTCGGGCCGCAGGGCAGGTTGGTGAGCCCGGTCGATTGGTTGCTGGGGCTGGATAAACGGTTGCAGCTGGAAAAGCAAAAACAGGCGCTTCTGGCGGAGGCACAGTCCATTGTCGATACGATTCGGCAGAGCGTATTCGGGATCATGCTGGTCCTCGGTGGGGGCGGTCTGTTTTTTTCAATCATCCTGCCCGTGCGTTATCGGCTGCTCCGCAAGCGTGATATCTGTCGGGTTCGCGAGCGCATTGCCGGGGATCTGCACGATGAAGTGGGGAGCAACCTGGGGTGTGTCCAGGTGTTGTCCGACCTGGTGCAGCAGCAATCGCCGGCATCGCGGGAACTGAAAACGATCCGTCGGATTGCCGCCGAGACGGTGACCGCCGTGCGCGACATTGTCTGGCTGTTACGCGCCAGGGCGGACGAGCGCGTTTGCATTGCGGACCATCTGAAGGAATCCGGCGGAATCCTCCTCGAAGCGCTCGATTGGACGTTCGAGGCCGACGCGTCGTTTGCCCACTATGATGTCAGCGATGAAAAAGCGCGGAACCTGATGTTGTTCTATCGCGAAGCGCTGCACAATGTCACCCGCCATGCCGATGCCCGGAACGTGACCATTCGGATGGAGCGGGCGGACAGTCGCGTGGTGCTCAGTATCTCGGACGATGGGTGCGGTATCCCGCCGGAACGGCTCGAATCGCCCTCCGTGCTGCATGCACTGAAACAGCGGGCGAAGCAGTTGAATGGTGTGCTGGACGTGGTGTCCGAACCCGGCAAGGGCACCGCGGTAACCCTGACGTTTTCGGCCTGA
- a CDS encoding response regulator codes for MNETESKKRVLLIEDHTDYRDAIRQMLGADGRYACVGGFSTLELAFAALEEGLEADIVLLDLGLPGMGGIDGIAPLRERLPEARVIVLTAFVNREKVFAALEAGAHGYLIKSANATHLVKALDEVAEGGTPLDAKIAGMVLDTFQKLKPITDEEKLAPRELDILRLVAEGMTKNAVADELGISPHSVSGYLRRAFDKLHVHSLPAAVSAAIRRGLIDFSE; via the coding sequence ATGAATGAGACCGAGTCGAAAAAACGGGTATTGTTGATCGAAGACCATACGGATTATCGCGATGCCATCCGGCAGATGCTGGGCGCAGACGGACGGTATGCCTGCGTGGGCGGCTTCTCCACCCTGGAGCTGGCGTTTGCCGCGCTGGAGGAAGGGCTGGAAGCGGATATCGTTCTGCTCGATCTGGGGCTGCCCGGCATGGGCGGCATTGACGGAATTGCGCCCCTTCGGGAGCGCCTGCCCGAGGCCCGGGTGATCGTCCTGACCGCATTCGTGAACCGCGAGAAGGTTTTTGCCGCGCTGGAGGCCGGCGCGCATGGATACCTGATCAAGTCGGCCAATGCCACGCACCTTGTCAAGGCGCTGGATGAGGTGGCCGAAGGCGGGACGCCACTGGACGCCAAAATTGCCGGCATGGTGCTGGATACATTCCAGAAACTGAAACCCATCACCGACGAAGAAAAGCTTGCACCGCGCGAGCTCGATATTCTGCGGCTGGTGGCCGAAGGCATGACGAAAAACGCCGTGGCCGACGAGCTTGGAATCAGCCCCCATTCCGTTTCCGGCTACCTACGCCGAGCCTTCGACAAACTGCATGTCCACAGCCTGCCCGCCGCCGTCAGCGCCGCGATACGGCGTGGTTTGATCGATTTCTCCGAATAA
- a CDS encoding LacI family DNA-binding transcriptional regulator, producing MKTNRVTQKDIARRAGTSASLVSRILNGKTAYISVSDETMTRVQSAAEELGYRAGSRGSSNPDHVALENEEG from the coding sequence ATGAAAACGAATCGAGTGACGCAGAAGGATATTGCCCGGCGAGCCGGAACTTCGGCCTCGCTGGTGTCCCGGATACTGAACGGAAAAACCGCATATATCAGCGTCTCGGACGAGACGATGACCCGTGTGCAGTCTGCGGCGGAAGAACTGGGATATCGGGCCGGATCAAGGGGTTCTTCCAACCCTGACCATGTGGCTCTTGAAAATGAAGAAGGATAA
- a CDS encoding sulfatase, which produces MSKWIIVGGLAALLCGFVHAAEKPMNVIFILADDLGWSDTTLYGTTSLYKTPNIERLAKRGMTFTRAYSNSPLCSPTRASILTGQTPARHGSTAPQHHHGEVRLKAGVEPSTSPGNKALGTVSVTRLDTKLPTLGKLIKGDGYATAHFGKWHLGPEPYSPLQHGFDIDIPHWYGPGPAGSFLAPWQYPNFKANHPKEHIEDRMAEEAVAWMTSVNMEQPFFMNYWQFSVHAPFDAKEELIEKYRNEIDPKDPQRCPIYAAMVHSLDDAVGSLLDAVDAAGIADETVIVFISDNGGNMYDDVNGTTATSNFPLRGGKATMFEGGIRVPCVVIWPGVTQPGSRSDELIQTADFYPTLLNGLGIDLPENWPLDGVDLLPALKGGRLSRDAIFTYFPHSPPIPEWLPPSMTVHVGDWKLIRLFCQGENGAHDWLLYNLKDDIGEKNNLAAAYPERVQQMDRMIEDYIKTSGAVVPQPNTAFDPKFYMPENIGVPKDKQAVRGLVAGWVENGTCSLEQGEGTLVVKSTGADPFVQGHQFKLLHGGPFVVHFSMKSNSQGTGAVYYNQPAGKDCLIDFPVTHDGRFHELAIKLPVKTLNALRIDPSRGPGTMEFDWIRVLDHSGKILQRWEF; this is translated from the coding sequence ATGAGTAAATGGATAATTGTAGGTGGCCTGGCGGCATTATTGTGCGGCTTTGTGCATGCGGCTGAAAAACCGATGAATGTGATTTTTATTCTGGCCGATGATTTGGGCTGGAGTGATACCACGCTGTATGGCACCACCAGTCTGTATAAAACGCCGAATATTGAGCGGCTGGCCAAGCGGGGAATGACCTTTACCCGCGCTTACTCGAACAGCCCGCTCTGTTCACCGACCCGTGCCAGCATTCTGACCGGCCAGACCCCGGCCCGCCACGGCTCGACCGCCCCGCAGCATCATCACGGAGAGGTGCGGCTGAAAGCGGGCGTCGAGCCCTCGACCAGCCCCGGAAACAAAGCGCTCGGAACTGTTTCTGTGACACGGCTGGACACTAAACTTCCAACCCTGGGAAAACTGATTAAAGGTGACGGGTATGCCACTGCCCACTTTGGAAAGTGGCACCTCGGCCCGGAGCCCTACAGTCCGCTTCAGCATGGCTTCGATATCGATATCCCGCACTGGTACGGCCCAGGACCGGCCGGCAGCTTCCTCGCCCCGTGGCAGTATCCGAACTTTAAAGCCAACCATCCGAAAGAACATATTGAGGATCGCATGGCGGAAGAAGCGGTTGCATGGATGACGTCCGTAAATATGGAGCAACCGTTTTTTATGAACTACTGGCAGTTTTCGGTACATGCGCCGTTCGATGCCAAAGAGGAGCTGATCGAAAAATACCGCAACGAGATCGATCCGAAAGACCCGCAGCGCTGCCCGATCTATGCGGCGATGGTTCATTCTCTCGACGATGCCGTTGGCTCACTGCTCGATGCCGTTGATGCGGCGGGTATCGCCGATGAAACGGTTATTGTCTTTATCTCCGACAACGGCGGCAACATGTATGACGATGTGAATGGAACCACCGCGACCAGCAATTTTCCGCTGCGCGGCGGCAAGGCGACCATGTTTGAGGGCGGAATCCGCGTACCGTGTGTCGTGATCTGGCCCGGTGTCACCCAGCCCGGAAGCCGCAGTGATGAACTGATTCAGACGGCGGACTTTTATCCCACCCTCCTCAATGGCCTCGGGATTGATCTGCCGGAAAACTGGCCGCTCGACGGCGTAGACCTGCTGCCCGCGCTCAAGGGCGGTAGACTAAGCCGTGATGCGATCTTTACGTACTTTCCGCATTCCCCGCCGATTCCGGAATGGCTGCCACCGTCCATGACGGTGCATGTGGGCGACTGGAAACTGATCCGCCTGTTCTGTCAGGGCGAGAACGGTGCGCACGACTGGCTGCTCTACAACCTGAAAGACGATATCGGCGAGAAAAACAATCTGGCCGCGGCCTATCCGGAACGGGTCCAGCAGATGGACCGAATGATTGAGGACTATATTAAAACATCCGGCGCGGTGGTTCCGCAGCCCAACACAGCGTTCGATCCAAAATTCTACATGCCCGAAAACATCGGCGTCCCGAAGGATAAACAGGCGGTTAGAGGGCTGGTCGCCGGATGGGTTGAGAACGGAACCTGCTCGCTGGAGCAGGGCGAGGGCACGCTGGTTGTGAAGAGCACCGGGGCTGACCCGTTTGTTCAGGGACATCAATTCAAGCTCCTGCACGGCGGGCCGTTTGTTGTTCATTTCAGCATGAAATCGAACTCGCAGGGAACCGGGGCGGTCTATTACAACCAACCGGCCGGAAAAGATTGTCTGATCGATTTCCCGGTTACGCATGACGGCCGCTTTCACGAGCTTGCAATCAAGCTGCCGGTAAAAACACTCAACGCGCTGCGGATCGACCCGTCCCGCGGTCCCGGCACGATGGAATTCGACTGGATCCGGGTGCTTGACCATTCCGGTAAAATTCTGCAGCGCTGGGAGTTTTAA